In one Aeromicrobium wangtongii genomic region, the following are encoded:
- a CDS encoding zinc-dependent alcohol dehydrogenase: protein MKALTWQGTEKVSVEDVPDPRIEQPNDAIIKVTSAAICGSDLHLYKVLGAYLHPGDVLGHETMGIVEEVGPEAGDLKVGDRVVVPFNISCGHCWMCSRGLFAQCETTQVTEYGKGASLFGFTDMYGAVPGGQAEYLRVPQAQFGPVKVPEGVSDERYLYVSDVLPTSWQAFEYTGLSKGETLAVFGLGPIGQMTTRIALHAGVRVIGVDRVPERLELAKAWGAEVIDLDQAGDVTAAIFDLTQGRGADATVDAVGMEAHGNPIAEKVIGAVGLLPDALGKPAMEKLGIDRLAALNLAIKSVRRGGTVSVSGVYGGAVDPMPMMEMFDRGITMRMGQCHVKRWTEDIVKVLQQDEDVLGTESLATHRLPLAEAPAAYEMFQKKQDGCVKVVLKP from the coding sequence ATGAAGGCACTGACCTGGCAGGGCACCGAGAAGGTCTCGGTCGAGGACGTCCCCGACCCTCGCATCGAGCAGCCGAACGACGCGATCATCAAGGTGACGTCGGCGGCCATCTGCGGCTCCGATCTGCACCTGTACAAGGTGCTGGGCGCGTACCTGCACCCCGGAGACGTCCTGGGTCACGAGACGATGGGCATCGTCGAGGAGGTCGGGCCCGAGGCCGGTGACCTGAAGGTCGGCGACCGGGTCGTGGTGCCGTTCAACATCTCGTGCGGACACTGCTGGATGTGCTCCCGGGGTCTGTTCGCGCAGTGCGAGACGACCCAGGTCACCGAGTACGGCAAGGGAGCATCGCTGTTCGGGTTCACCGACATGTATGGCGCCGTCCCCGGCGGCCAGGCGGAGTACCTGCGCGTGCCGCAGGCCCAGTTCGGCCCGGTCAAGGTGCCCGAGGGCGTCTCGGACGAGCGGTACCTCTACGTCTCGGACGTCCTGCCCACGTCGTGGCAGGCCTTTGAGTACACCGGCCTCTCCAAGGGTGAGACGCTCGCCGTGTTCGGTCTGGGCCCGATCGGGCAGATGACCACACGCATCGCGCTGCACGCCGGCGTCCGTGTCATCGGCGTCGACCGGGTGCCCGAGCGGCTCGAGCTGGCCAAGGCCTGGGGTGCGGAGGTCATCGACCTGGACCAGGCCGGCGACGTGACCGCCGCGATCTTCGACCTCACGCAGGGGCGTGGCGCCGACGCCACCGTCGACGCCGTGGGCATGGAGGCGCACGGCAACCCGATCGCCGAGAAGGTCATCGGCGCGGTCGGCCTGCTGCCCGACGCGCTGGGCAAGCCGGCGATGGAGAAGCTCGGCATCGACCGGCTCGCGGCGCTGAACCTGGCGATCAAGTCGGTCCGCCGCGGCGGCACGGTCTCGGTCAGCGGTGTGTACGGCGGCGCGGTGGATCCCATGCCCATGATGGAGATGTTCGACCGCGGCATCACGATGCGGATGGGCCAGTGCCACGTCAAGCGCTGGACCGAGGACATCGTCAAGGTGCTGCAGCAGGACGAGGACGTGCTGGGCACCGAGTCACTCGCCACCCATCGCCTGCCGCTGGCCGAGGCGCCTGCCGCCTACGAGATGTTCCAGAAGAAGCAGGACGGTTGCGTCAAGGTCGTGCTGAAGCCGTGA
- a CDS encoding phytoene desaturase family protein has protein sequence MTARAHDAVVIGAGPNGLVAANHLADAGWSVLVLEAQDDVGGAVRSARDVHPEFVHDTFSAFYPLAHASATIRSFGLEEHGLTWRHAPAVLGHPTPDGSWAMLHRDREVTAGLFDRAHAGDGEAWLALCSQWDSIGDQMIGALLSPFPPVRHGLGALTKLRSVGGLDFVKMMLTPASDLGASRFGGVGPRLVIAGNAGHADIPLNAPGSGLMGVLMSMLGQTVGFPVPEGGAGELTQSLRRRFESLGGEVRCSAEVTRIEVADRRATAVRTRDGERFAAHRAVIADVVAPHLYGGLVAWEDLPARTASGMRSFELDPSTIKVDWALDGPVPWASPPPYDPGTFHVADSVEQMTEALGQLSARTIPAAPFLLAGQMTTTDPTRSPGGTESMWAYTHVPQESVADAGGEIRGVWDRDDCERFADRMQARIERLAPGFGSRIMERRVLGPRELEQRDSNLIGGAINGGTSQLHQELVFRPVPGLGRAETPIRGLYLGSASAHPGGGVHGGPGMNAARAALTHSRIRRGTFGLFR, from the coding sequence ATGACGGCACGCGCCCACGACGCCGTCGTGATCGGCGCCGGGCCCAACGGGCTCGTCGCCGCGAATCATCTCGCGGACGCCGGGTGGTCGGTGCTGGTGCTGGAGGCGCAGGACGATGTCGGCGGCGCGGTGCGAAGTGCGCGCGACGTCCACCCCGAGTTCGTGCACGACACGTTCAGCGCGTTCTATCCCCTGGCGCATGCCTCGGCGACGATCCGCTCCTTCGGCCTGGAGGAGCACGGACTCACGTGGAGGCATGCGCCGGCCGTCCTCGGGCACCCGACTCCCGACGGCAGCTGGGCCATGCTGCACCGCGACCGCGAGGTCACCGCCGGCCTGTTCGACCGGGCCCACGCCGGCGACGGCGAGGCGTGGCTCGCGCTGTGCTCCCAGTGGGACAGCATCGGCGACCAGATGATCGGTGCGCTGCTGTCGCCGTTCCCGCCCGTGCGCCACGGCCTCGGGGCGCTGACGAAGCTGCGCAGCGTCGGCGGTCTCGACTTCGTGAAGATGATGCTGACCCCGGCCAGCGATCTGGGCGCCTCGCGATTCGGGGGTGTCGGACCGCGGCTGGTCATCGCGGGCAACGCCGGTCACGCCGACATCCCGCTCAATGCCCCGGGGTCCGGCCTGATGGGTGTCCTGATGTCGATGCTCGGCCAGACGGTGGGCTTCCCGGTGCCCGAGGGCGGCGCCGGCGAGCTCACCCAGTCCCTGCGCCGCCGGTTCGAGTCGCTCGGGGGCGAGGTGCGGTGCTCGGCCGAGGTGACGCGCATCGAGGTCGCCGACCGCCGGGCCACCGCCGTCCGCACCCGGGACGGGGAACGATTCGCCGCCCACCGGGCCGTCATCGCCGATGTCGTGGCTCCGCACCTGTACGGCGGCCTTGTCGCGTGGGAGGACCTGCCCGCCAGGACGGCCTCGGGCATGCGGTCGTTCGAGCTGGACCCGTCCACCATCAAGGTCGACTGGGCGCTGGACGGCCCGGTGCCGTGGGCATCCCCGCCGCCGTACGACCCCGGCACGTTCCACGTCGCGGACTCGGTCGAGCAGATGACCGAGGCCCTCGGCCAGCTCTCGGCGCGGACGATCCCGGCCGCTCCCTTCCTGCTGGCCGGCCAGATGACCACCACCGACCCGACCAGGTCACCGGGCGGGACGGAGTCGATGTGGGCGTACACGCACGTGCCGCAGGAGTCCGTGGCCGATGCCGGCGGGGAGATCCGTGGCGTGTGGGACCGGGACGACTGCGAGAGGTTCGCCGATCGCATGCAGGCGCGCATCGAGCGGCTGGCGCCCGGTTTCGGCAGCAGGATCATGGAGCGTCGGGTGCTGGGCCCCCGCGAGCTGGAGCAGCGTGACAGCAACCTGATCGGCGGCGCGATCAACGGCGGCACGTCCCAGCTGCACCAGGAGCTCGTCTTCCGGCCGGTGCCCGGCCTGGGTCGGGCCGAGACACCCATCCGCGGGCTCTACCTGGGCTCGGCCTCCGCGCACCCGGGCGGGGGAGTGCACGGGGGTCCCGGCATGAACGCGGCCCGGGCCGCACTCACACACAGCCGGATACGTCGAGGGACCTTTGGCCTCTTTCGGTGA
- a CDS encoding GPGG-motif small membrane protein produces MGFLLWIAAVILVIAGIVTLINGSLLLGIVLIVVGLAVGPGGWSIFNKRGARA; encoded by the coding sequence ATGGGATTTCTTCTCTGGATCGCTGCGGTGATCCTCGTGATCGCCGGCATCGTGACACTCATCAATGGCAGCCTCCTGCTGGGCATCGTGCTCATCGTGGTCGGCCTGGCCGTCGGCCCCGGTGGCTGGAGCATCTTCAACAAGCGCGGAGCCCGCGCCTAA
- a CDS encoding hemerythrin domain-containing protein: protein MSTDAIVLLKEDHKHILKTFKDFQDAGDDAHKTKGDLVDRMIELLTVHTYIENEVMYPRVRELLPELEDDVLESYEEHHVADVLVMELMGMKPTDERFTAKTTVLIENVTHHIEEEEDEWFPKVREALGRKTLQEIGAEMLEAKKKAPRSPAQPSALKKTIDAVVK, encoded by the coding sequence GTGTCCACTGATGCCATCGTCCTGCTCAAAGAGGACCACAAGCACATCCTCAAGACCTTCAAGGATTTCCAGGACGCCGGCGACGACGCCCACAAGACCAAGGGCGATCTGGTCGACCGGATGATCGAGCTGCTGACCGTGCACACCTACATCGAGAACGAGGTCATGTACCCGCGTGTGCGTGAGCTGCTGCCCGAGCTGGAGGACGACGTCCTCGAGTCGTACGAGGAGCACCACGTCGCCGACGTGCTGGTGATGGAGCTGATGGGCATGAAGCCCACCGATGAGCGGTTCACGGCCAAGACCACGGTGCTGATCGAGAACGTCACGCACCACATCGAGGAGGAAGAGGACGAGTGGTTCCCCAAGGTGCGGGAGGCACTCGGTCGCAAGACGCTGCAGGAGATCGGTGCGGAGATGCTCGAGGCGAAGAAGAAGGCGCCGCGCAGTCCCGCCCAGCCCAGCGCGTTGAAGAAGACCATCGACGCCGTCGTCAAGTAA
- a CDS encoding Hsp20/alpha crystallin family protein has protein sequence MTFDPFGELDRLANGLTQLRTGPRAVPVDLVKEGDSYILNADLPGVDPGSIDIDLDGNLLTIRAERTPAPHEGAQWLVQERRAGSYMRQFTLGEGLDTERISASYDHGVLSLMIPVSERSKPRKIALSTKDDHTSISA, from the coding sequence ATGACCTTTGATCCTTTCGGCGAGCTCGATCGCCTGGCGAACGGGCTGACCCAGCTGCGCACCGGACCCCGCGCCGTTCCCGTCGATCTGGTCAAGGAAGGCGACAGCTACATCCTCAACGCCGACCTGCCGGGCGTCGACCCGGGCTCGATCGACATCGACCTGGACGGCAACCTGCTGACGATCCGCGCCGAGCGCACCCCCGCGCCGCATGAGGGCGCCCAGTGGCTCGTCCAGGAGCGCCGGGCGGGCAGCTACATGCGCCAGTTCACCCTCGGCGAAGGGCTGGACACCGAGCGCATCTCGGCCAGCTACGACCACGGGGTGCTCTCGCTGATGATCCCCGTCAGCGAGCGCTCGAAGCCGCGCAAGATCGCGCTGTCCACCAAGGACGACCACACCTCCATCTCCGCCTAG
- a CDS encoding TetR/AcrR family transcriptional regulator: MPGSVRERLIDAANELFYAYGLRAVSVDKVIERAGTTKVTFYRHFRSKDELVVAYLEGRAAAERDGMGAAIAHADGDVDEALRLIADHTGTAACTASFRGCPFINAAAEYPDPETAVRKTVDAHRAWCKSAYEQLVAPLDLPDPAAVADDLMLLRDGVMVAGYLGDPTTVGASFLRSCRAVIRGGAHADALR; this comes from the coding sequence GTGCCGGGATCCGTGCGGGAACGTCTGATCGACGCCGCGAACGAGCTGTTCTACGCCTACGGTCTGCGCGCGGTCAGCGTCGACAAGGTCATCGAGCGCGCCGGCACGACGAAGGTGACGTTCTATCGCCACTTCCGCAGCAAGGACGAGCTCGTGGTCGCCTATCTCGAGGGCCGCGCCGCCGCCGAGCGCGACGGCATGGGGGCCGCCATCGCCCATGCCGACGGGGACGTCGACGAAGCCCTGCGACTGATCGCCGACCACACCGGGACGGCCGCGTGCACCGCCAGCTTCCGCGGCTGCCCGTTCATCAACGCCGCAGCGGAGTACCCCGATCCCGAGACGGCCGTGCGCAAGACAGTGGACGCCCACCGGGCATGGTGCAAGAGCGCCTACGAGCAGCTGGTGGCGCCGCTGGACCTGCCGGACCCGGCGGCCGTCGCCGACGACCTGATGCTGCTGCGCGACGGCGTCATGGTCGCCGGCTACCTCGGCGATCCCACGACCGTGGGAGCGTCATTCCTGCGCAGCTGCCGGGCCGTCATCCGGGGCGGAGCCCACGCCGACGCCTTGCGCTGA
- a CDS encoding VOC family protein: protein MAPDHDQELDRLRGLGATVVAEQTAGSLRWTTLADPEGNEFDLIAG, encoded by the coding sequence GTGGCACCGGATCACGACCAGGAGCTGGATCGCCTCCGAGGCCTCGGGGCGACCGTCGTGGCCGAGCAGACCGCCGGCAGCCTGCGGTGGACCACGCTCGCGGACCCCGAGGGCAACGAGTTCGACCTCATCGCGGGCTAG
- a CDS encoding MMPL family transporter has protein sequence MTIQLPAPDHTGADKKPKRSPAKTLLPWLVLAAWIGLLVGGFSLAGKLDSVTRDGQADYLPANAQSTKVLQAEAGLPGGENGLLVILYERPGGLDPGDREAVVSGQAELAERLGTDAEVSPEIVQSDDGTSLMYTASLGGEAVAEEAGATADARKALTGHPDGLDVYVTGPTALGADMDEVFDAVDSTLLLATAVVVALLLIVTYRSPLLWLVPLVSVGAAAIASMGVVYALTQMFDFTITSMSSALLIVLVFGAGTDYALLLVARYREELHRHERPIDAMLAALRGAGPAILASAATVVAGLLCLLAADLNSISSLGPVGAAGIGAALAVMLTLFPALLVLLGRRIFWPFVPRVGDEVRASGSRWARLGELVARRRVIGWVAPLVVLGGLALGTVGVNSALPQLEQFARSTPDSVTGAKLIEDRYPDQGGQPLTVMSRPDNSREVLAAVESTSGVASAEIGRAGADWVEISAMPVDAAESAGETATIKDLRENVREVAGEDALVGGSSAEKLDEAETNKSDRNLVMPLILLVVLAILGLLLRAVVAPLVLVATVVVSYFGALGLCNLVFDHVFGFAGMESSVPLIGFLFLVALGVDYNIFLMSRVREEAVRHGTVEGTKRALATTGGVITSAGVVLAATFVVLASLPLVMLVEIGVLVAVGVLIDTLLVRSIVVPALTMSLGSRIWWPSRLWRAEQDRVDDRA, from the coding sequence ATGACTATTCAACTCCCGGCGCCCGACCACACCGGTGCCGACAAGAAACCCAAACGATCACCGGCCAAGACCCTGCTGCCCTGGCTCGTGCTGGCTGCGTGGATCGGGCTGCTGGTGGGCGGCTTCTCGCTCGCCGGCAAGCTCGACTCCGTGACCCGCGACGGCCAGGCGGACTACCTGCCGGCCAACGCCCAGTCGACCAAGGTGCTTCAGGCTGAGGCAGGGCTGCCCGGCGGTGAGAACGGCCTGCTCGTGATCTTGTACGAGCGACCCGGCGGCCTCGACCCGGGCGATCGGGAAGCGGTCGTGAGCGGCCAGGCCGAGCTGGCGGAGCGGCTGGGCACCGACGCGGAGGTGTCGCCCGAGATCGTTCAGTCCGACGACGGCACGTCCCTGATGTACACGGCGTCGCTGGGGGGTGAGGCGGTCGCCGAGGAAGCCGGAGCCACCGCCGATGCGCGCAAGGCACTCACCGGCCATCCGGACGGTCTGGACGTCTACGTCACCGGTCCGACCGCGCTGGGGGCCGACATGGACGAGGTCTTCGACGCCGTGGACTCGACCTTGCTGCTCGCCACGGCCGTGGTGGTGGCGCTCCTGTTGATCGTGACGTACCGCAGTCCACTGCTGTGGCTGGTCCCGCTGGTCTCGGTCGGGGCCGCCGCGATCGCGTCGATGGGTGTCGTCTACGCACTGACCCAGATGTTCGACTTCACGATCACGAGCATGAGCTCAGCGCTGCTGATCGTCCTGGTCTTCGGCGCGGGCACCGACTACGCCTTGCTGCTGGTGGCTCGCTACCGCGAAGAGCTGCACCGCCACGAACGACCCATCGACGCGATGCTGGCGGCACTGCGCGGAGCCGGACCGGCCATCCTTGCTTCGGCCGCGACGGTGGTCGCGGGCCTGTTGTGCCTCCTGGCCGCGGATCTCAACAGCATCAGCAGTCTCGGCCCGGTGGGTGCGGCGGGCATCGGCGCCGCACTGGCGGTCATGCTGACCCTCTTCCCGGCCCTGCTGGTCCTGCTCGGACGCCGGATCTTCTGGCCGTTCGTGCCGCGCGTCGGCGATGAGGTCCGCGCGTCCGGATCGAGGTGGGCTCGACTCGGCGAGCTGGTCGCGCGCCGACGCGTCATTGGCTGGGTGGCGCCGCTGGTGGTCCTGGGCGGTCTCGCGCTGGGCACCGTCGGCGTCAACAGCGCACTTCCACAGCTGGAGCAGTTCGCCCGTTCGACACCGGACTCGGTGACCGGGGCGAAACTGATCGAGGATCGCTATCCCGACCAGGGCGGTCAGCCGCTGACCGTGATGAGCCGACCGGACAACAGTCGTGAGGTCCTGGCAGCCGTCGAAAGCACGTCGGGGGTCGCCAGCGCCGAGATCGGCCGGGCCGGCGCCGACTGGGTGGAGATCTCGGCGATGCCGGTCGACGCGGCGGAAAGCGCGGGCGAGACCGCGACGATCAAGGACCTTCGGGAGAACGTGCGAGAGGTCGCCGGTGAGGACGCGCTGGTCGGCGGCTCGAGCGCCGAGAAGCTCGACGAGGCCGAGACCAACAAGAGCGACCGCAATCTGGTGATGCCGCTGATCCTGCTGGTGGTGCTTGCCATCCTCGGGCTGCTGCTGCGGGCAGTCGTGGCACCGCTGGTGCTGGTCGCCACCGTCGTGGTGTCCTACTTCGGAGCCCTCGGACTGTGCAACCTGGTGTTCGACCACGTGTTCGGGTTCGCCGGGATGGAGTCGTCGGTGCCCCTGATCGGGTTCCTCTTCCTGGTCGCGCTCGGTGTCGACTACAACATCTTCTTGATGAGCCGGGTCCGTGAAGAAGCCGTCCGGCACGGGACTGTCGAGGGCACGAAGCGTGCCCTTGCCACGACCGGTGGCGTGATCACCTCGGCCGGCGTCGTGCTGGCGGCGACGTTCGTGGTGCTCGCCTCGCTGCCGCTGGTCATGCTGGTCGAGATCGGGGTCCTGGTGGCCGTCGGCGTGCTCATCGACACCTTGCTGGTGCGGTCCATCGTGGTTCCAGCGCTGACGATGTCGCTGGGTTCGCGGATATGGTGGCCCAGCAGGCTCTGGCGTGCAGAACAGGACCGTGTCGATGACCGTGCGTGA
- a CDS encoding sensor histidine kinase encodes MADWLLAAGSFVLGVVGAVTLESVDYDGERRVDLLAIALLGAMSALLLARRRWPILVVLAVIAVSTPYHLLDYPHEATMAASLVAAFTAARYSEPQRRAVAALVAVAAVTVPVLADEASGGSGDALLGAGWLFMAFFAGLAVRFYQNWTAAVAARVEQERADEVERRVAEERVLIAAELHDVLAHGLAIANVQASVAAHLIDQLPMRGDASLREVSSTLHGLADTSRATLHELRAVLDVLHGGEGEPTEPAPHLGELQRLVEMAEAADLRVDVEADGLSGELPATVSVVAYRIIQESLTNVVRHSTADHATVRLDQDGRRLRIAVVDQGPARPSPARASPGFGIVGMSGRAQAVGGQLSAGPGESGGFEVWATLPLPDAWPVPS; translated from the coding sequence GTGGCCGATTGGCTGCTGGCGGCGGGGTCGTTCGTGCTCGGCGTCGTCGGCGCGGTGACGCTCGAGTCGGTTGACTACGACGGCGAGCGCCGTGTCGATCTGTTGGCGATCGCGCTGCTGGGCGCGATGTCGGCGCTGTTGCTGGCTCGCCGGCGATGGCCGATCCTCGTCGTCCTGGCGGTCATCGCCGTGTCGACGCCGTACCACCTGCTCGACTACCCCCACGAGGCCACGATGGCGGCCTCACTGGTGGCTGCCTTCACGGCGGCGCGCTACAGCGAACCGCAGCGGCGGGCGGTCGCCGCGCTGGTGGCGGTGGCCGCGGTGACCGTGCCGGTCCTCGCCGACGAGGCATCAGGGGGATCCGGCGATGCCCTCCTCGGCGCCGGCTGGCTGTTCATGGCCTTCTTTGCCGGGCTGGCGGTCCGCTTCTACCAGAACTGGACCGCCGCCGTCGCCGCGCGGGTCGAGCAGGAACGGGCCGACGAGGTCGAGCGGCGGGTCGCCGAGGAGCGGGTGCTGATCGCCGCCGAGCTGCACGACGTCCTGGCGCACGGCCTCGCGATCGCCAACGTCCAGGCATCCGTCGCTGCGCACCTGATAGACCAGCTGCCGATGCGCGGGGATGCGTCGCTGCGGGAGGTGTCCAGCACCTTGCACGGCCTGGCAGACACGAGTCGGGCCACGCTGCATGAGCTGCGTGCCGTGCTGGACGTGCTCCATGGTGGCGAGGGCGAGCCGACCGAGCCGGCGCCCCACCTCGGTGAGCTGCAGAGGCTGGTGGAGATGGCCGAGGCGGCTGATCTCCGGGTCGATGTGGAGGCGGACGGGCTGTCGGGCGAGCTGCCGGCGACGGTTTCCGTCGTGGCCTATCGGATCATCCAGGAGTCGCTCACGAACGTCGTTCGACACTCGACGGCCGATCACGCGACCGTCCGACTCGACCAGGACGGCCGCCGGCTCCGCATCGCGGTTGTCGATCAGGGGCCCGCGCGACCGAGCCCAGCCCGGGCGTCACCCGGATTCGGGATCGTCGGCATGTCGGGGCGAGCGCAGGCCGTCGGTGGACAGCTGTCCGCCGGGCCGGGGGAGTCCGGAGGATTCGAGGTGTGGGCCACTCTGCCTCTGCCGGATGCCTGGCCGGTGCCATCATGA
- a CDS encoding response regulator translates to MIRVLLADDQALVRGAFALLVNSADGMEVVGEAGTGDEAVALTRDLRPDVVLMDIRMPSTDGIEATRRIFADEGATSSKVLILTTFETDVNVLRSLRAGACGFLPKDTRPDALLEAIRTVAAGAALLSPGATRAVITRALSRPDATAPERLASLTAREREVLQLVAAGRSNQEIADELIVSPLTAKTHVGRILAKMGARDRVHLVIAAYEAGLL, encoded by the coding sequence ATGATCCGGGTGCTGCTCGCCGATGACCAGGCTCTGGTGCGCGGCGCCTTCGCGCTGCTGGTCAACTCCGCTGATGGCATGGAAGTGGTCGGGGAAGCCGGCACCGGCGACGAGGCAGTGGCGCTGACTCGGGACCTGCGCCCGGATGTCGTCCTGATGGACATCAGGATGCCGAGCACCGACGGCATCGAAGCCACGCGGCGGATCTTCGCCGACGAGGGAGCCACCAGCAGCAAGGTGCTGATCCTGACCACGTTCGAGACGGACGTGAACGTACTGCGGAGCCTGCGCGCCGGGGCGTGCGGATTCCTGCCCAAGGACACCCGCCCGGATGCGCTGCTGGAGGCCATCCGTACCGTCGCGGCGGGGGCGGCGCTGCTGTCACCCGGCGCAACCAGAGCGGTCATCACCCGTGCGCTGAGTCGTCCCGACGCGACCGCGCCCGAGCGGCTGGCCAGCCTGACGGCGCGCGAACGTGAGGTGCTTCAGCTGGTCGCCGCGGGCCGAAGCAATCAGGAGATCGCGGACGAGCTGATCGTCAGCCCGCTGACGGCCAAGACCCATGTGGGCCGCATCCTCGCGAAGATGGGCGCTCGCGACCGGGTCCACCTCGTGATCGCCGCATACGAAGCAGGACTTCTCTAG
- a CDS encoding universal stress protein, translating into MTVKRDITVNGGILVAHDGSDSADAALQTALHVAGAFGNKVEVVRAWSLASAPTPPTQEIGYVPPLDDFEAATLAALESDVAAVRAEYPDVTITCSVVNGNAAEKLIEASEHADLLVVGSRGRGGFAGLLLGSTSDQVVHHAKCRVLVDRGGRRSSAD; encoded by the coding sequence ATGACGGTCAAGCGCGACATCACAGTCAATGGCGGCATCCTCGTGGCCCACGACGGCTCCGACTCGGCCGATGCTGCGTTGCAGACCGCACTCCACGTCGCGGGCGCGTTCGGCAACAAGGTCGAGGTCGTCCGCGCCTGGAGCCTCGCATCGGCGCCGACCCCGCCCACGCAGGAGATCGGCTACGTGCCGCCGCTGGACGACTTCGAGGCAGCCACCCTCGCGGCCCTGGAGAGCGATGTCGCCGCGGTCCGCGCCGAGTATCCCGACGTCACGATCACCTGCTCGGTGGTGAACGGCAACGCCGCCGAGAAGCTCATCGAGGCATCGGAGCACGCTGACCTCCTCGTGGTCGGCAGCCGCGGGCGCGGTGGTTTCGCCGGCTTGCTGCTGGGCTCGACGAGTGACCAGGTCGTCCACCACGCCAAGTGCCGTGTGCTGGTCGACCGCGGCGGTCGCAGGTCCTCAGCCGACTGA